Proteins co-encoded in one Theileria equi strain WA chromosome 3, complete sequence genomic window:
- a CDS encoding hypothetical protein (encoded by transcript BEWA_001800A), which produces MDIKDSNGVVFSEITPKDGVLITSVVYGETPPFTAVGEEKCQLVGSYTTGNEVVLYLEINDNGVEKFKYFEKVGETWNEVDEKGFDDKFIPLMGGSVTYGTLDLASPDESKVDILRASRNEVEKKEYYPKDTSKITTVMDGNKELWKKDEDYQKFLSATLSSKGKS; this is translated from the coding sequence ATGGACATAAAAGATAGTAATGGAGTAGTATTCAGTGAAATTACCCCTAAGGATGGTGTCCTCATAACATCTGTTGTATATGGAGAGACCCCGCCTTTTACAGCCGTTGGAGAGGAAAAGTGCCAATTAGTGGGATCTTATACAACTGGAAATGAAGTGGTTCTCTACCTAGAAATTAATGACAATGGTGTTGAGAAGTTtaaatactttgagaaagttggTGAAACATGGAATGAGGTCGATGAAAAAGGATTTGATGATAAGTTTATACCACTGATGGGAGGATCTGTAACATATGGtactcttgatcttgcCAGTCCAGATGAGTCTAAAGTGGATATTCTCAGAGCTAGTAGGAATGAAGTGGAGAAGAAGGagtattatccaaaggatactTCCAAGATTACTACTGTTATGGATGGTAATAAGGAACTATGGAAGAAAGATGAAGATTATCAAAAGTTCCTATCTGCAACATTGTCATCCAAGGGAAAGTCATAA
- a CDS encoding signal peptide-containing protein (encoded by transcript BEWA_001810A), with protein MDFSWVFLFLVSVHIYGHVGCVETRGGTEGRYTGPEAIKLDVAKKPSVRYFDSKDVTVGGLNFKEYEPKPGVNVTAVLHSSSTLLNIEAPRRLKNVQISDQEGVNLLVITTTGYGSDEKLFFEFQGSDYVSISKGSFESRIEKLKLPGAQTTEESQSITAFDLENTSMNSLRIIKDNFSGIETVSYSLKTPVGIVRSGKDIIWFGTDGTCSLVETFSDGKDLLLKILVKTVLLAGQTPDQTYAMYFMKVGNEWKRLYQQEFDDRLEKMKAKDMKPSNLRK; from the coding sequence ATGGATTTTTCGTGGgttttcctcttccttgTTTCTGTACACATTTATGGTCACGTTGGTTGTGTGGAGACCAGAGGAGGCACAGAAGGAAGATACACGGGACCAGAAGCCATTAAATTAGACGTTGCAAAGAAGCCCAGtgttagatattttgatTCTAAAGATGTGACTGTTGGTGGACTGAACTTTAAAGAGTATGAGCCAAAACCCGGCGTCAATGTGACTGCAgttcttcattcttcctccaccCTGCTGAACATAGAAGCTCCCCGCAGGCTTAAGAATGTCCAAATTTCTGACCAAGAGGGTGTAAACCTGCTGGTGATAACGACAACTGGCTATGGATCCGACGAGAAACTCTTCTTTGAGTTCCAGGGTTCGGACTATGTAAGCATTTCAAAGGGATCATTTGAGAGCAGAATAGAGAAGTTGAAACTACCAGGTGCTCAAACTACCGAGGAATCCCAGAGCATTACTGCATTTGACCTTGAAAATACAAGCATGAACAGTTTACGTATCATCAAAGACAACTTCAGCGGTATAGAGACCGTATCGTACAGCCTTAAAACTCCAGTTGGGATCGTTCGCTCTGGCAAAGACATCATTTGGTTTGGAACTGACGGCACATGTTCACTCGTGGAGACATTTTCAGACGGCAAGGACCTCCTGCTAAAGATACTCGTCAAGACTGTGCTCCTCGCTGGCCAGACCCCTGATCAAACCTACGCAATGTACTTTATGAAGGTGGGCAACGAATGGAAAAGACTCTACCAACAGGAGTTTGATGATAGATTGGAGAAGATGAAGGCAAAGGATATGAAACCTTCAAATTTACGCAAATAA
- a CDS encoding hypothetical protein (encoded by transcript BEWA_001820A) translates to MSGVLTLNLRCSGDKGQCTCGSDITDLKVKKETNIGGVTNFIKYTHHLEGHTFKLNITLKDGDQIRGGFTARRGQPIKDVEEVSVYYWSGKPDKPILLGITTTSGDRQPKYYSRGDGSGLSWMNAPVADKNLNEQEALDDQNCRRNQAVPFNIISSQFGSLLKESKSNCLNNYRRIEPTRPPPPSPPGSNYSVTTYNITGPAEDTKISRVTLRGDSVNITFRKHDAIEKIRLYSYQGSGDVPLMLEFKPKNGGGSTFYESTSQDGNNWIEVGDGKSKNFYSGDKGNTKPTDVLSEKLDEVLCKQYNNVTLDISYGKHNGGNSQHCCSDHKDGISVTSGDIKVNDDTKTSYYKYSLPQGRPNLAGIKYYNNSDRKNIKIGGLPFSGSNPINVYAFSCTGEIPVLIYVDSKSAISRGWYKKEDNSDNWKWISELIGIKPTDFKDLTCVKWRKLRKHLTGPSCNGLSDCSYNGNTQKEAEDEEQLKQEEKREQEKRNEEIKKQTLPLPHGAPVPGPSLGTADSSSSGSTSGVRSRSSGDTDSHLPKHQTQLQIVAQSDPQKVTIELKHKPPNDGSVKTYTGASTGGRTITVTRTPDPTPDFCKYTHIQNGGLPFELKEIQREDDSKIDIFGLNLRSVSSVSAYYWTGKTERNPLLIDISYSDGKFKYYANSKGNKWNVTQEYIKTEASGKLSDSQLLKELTLLNCEINDVIQIDVTRIPNSDHTETIYCHYGHDDSYSKKIKVEEVSDSGRFGNYTAFVHTPNPSIRTFNISAFTKNGTPITLSGLRLPVRDANKVVVYFCRREVDTGTSARNPLLIYLPNSDQGEHWFKKPEDSSNEWKPASSLKNSYESDYTKIIEILDGLESACKPPEVTINIYNRLTGGTRHYNETSWVDVEDSLNSNINGFTEYTHKAYGIKGSYFTVNKFQCGEKDIECGLERTEKVTSVSVFYWTALETEKRGRPLLVKVVIKNPTGGIVNEMYYENMGVGSDDNTQWQLWIPPGYPKNALKDKLTLLNCDLNHVVNIDISRTRGNYCGHRHHNANKKGTVKEVCEKNLGRYKAFEHKPNEKAYTVNSNPKAFHISEFTSGKDITLNGLPTPILDAKKVVVYFCGKIPLLVYIYSNDLMTGPEKWFQSEDGGGTWRSASTLNGNNGANNDAIVGLLDTLNSPCKPSSITIDIYKRSSSGATYHQYTDTSSRRVITVTGVRNSSPGFIEYRHAILGRTTFTIEKFQYNEKPVTGGLSVPMSKVEEVSVYYWFPLETMEYMDKSRPLLFKVTLHGGDEKWYENNAEWKSAEGSGIFSPDNFQKKLQMLNCKLNYAVIIDVGKATTTEYDACDDDMSLDRFHSNDKMKVEKDDTLGSELGKFVVYTHKLKDNNSSGTKFHIVSFKNGSHIMNLNGVVTPVLDVDVVKVYFCSKERDKPLLIYYHISNGGSPEHHWHQNNGDTTTGKWEPAENGLSDNTDPDSPENHRKILNVINGLPTKCKQSTPPTALTSDSPPSPPPSAELPPEASPFVETAATATGLGVIFGSSSGTLAGTGSLTGLGWWMFKRSKGDPWVRQI, encoded by the coding sequence atgagtggtGTGTTAACATTAAATTTAAGGTGTAGTGGAGATAAGGGACAATGTACCTGTGGCAGTGATATAACCGACCTAAAGGTCAAAAAGGAGACTAATATTGGTGGCGTCACTAACTTCATCAAATATACACACCATCTTGAAGGACACACCTTTAAGCTTAATATCACActcaaagatggagatCAGATAAGGGGAGGTTTTACAGCAAGAAGGGGACAGCCCATAAAAGACGTTGAAGAAGTTTCTgtttattactggagtgGAAAACCGGATAAACCAATCCTCCTTGGAATTACCACTACTAGTGGTGATAGACAACCAAAGTACTATAGCAGAGGTGATGGATCAGGTCTGTCTTGGATGAATGCTCCAGTGGCTGATAAAAATCTGAATGAACAAGAAGCACTTGATGATCAAAATTGCCGAAGGAACCAAGCCGTCCCCTTTAACATAATAAGTTCTCAATTTGGTTCTCTTCTAAAAGAGTCTAAATCTAACTGTCTGAATAATTATAGAAGGATAGAACCTACAAGGCCACCTCCACCTTCCCCTCCAGGGAGTAACTATAGCGTAACAACTTATAATATAACCGGTCCTGCTGAGGATACAAAAATATCGAGGGTAACTTTACGTGGTGATTCTGTAAACATTACTTTCAGAAAACATGATGCAATTGAGAAAATAAGACTATATTCATATCAGGGTAGTGGAGACGTACCTCTTATGCTTGAGTTTAAACCAAAGAACGGAGGAGGTTCCACTTTTTATGAAAGTACAAGCCAAGATGGTAATAACTGGATAGAGGTTGGGGATGGTAAGTCAAAGAACTTTtattctggagataaaggTAATACTAAACCTACAGATGTCCTTTCTGAGAAACTTGACGAAGTATTATGCAAACAGTACAACAAtgttactctggatataTCCTATGGTAAACATAATGGAGGTAATAGTCAACATTGTTGCAGCGATCATAAAGATGGTATATCTGTTACTAGTGGAGATATAAAGGTAAATGATGATACAAAGACTTCATACTACAAATACTCCTTACCTCAGGGACGACCTAATCTAGCTGGTATTAAGTATTACAATAATAGTGacaggaagaatataaaaatagGCGGACTGCCATTTTCTGGTTCTAATCCAATCAATGTCTATGCCTTTTCCTGTACAGGGGAAATTCCAGTTCTCATTTATGTCGACAGCAAAAGCGCTATTTCTAGaggatggtacaaaaaAGAGGATAATAGTGATAACTGGAAATGGATCTCTGAACTGATTGGTATAAAACCCACTGATTTTAAAGATCTAACTTGCGTTAAATGGAGGAAGCTCAGGAAACATCTGACAGGGCCTAGTTGTAATGGCTTATCAGACTGTTCTTACAACGGTAATACTCAAAAAGAAgcagaagatgaagaacaaCTTaaacaagaagaaaagaggGAACAGGAGAAACGAAATGAAGAAAtaaaaaaacaaactcttcCACTTCCCCATGGAGCTCCTGTACCTGGACCCTCTCTAGGTACTGCAGACTCTAGTAGTTCCGGAAGTACTAGTGGAGTAAGATCCAGATCTTCTGGTGACACTGATTCACATTTACCTAAACATCAAACTCAACTACAGATAGTAGCGCAATCAGATCCGCAAAAAGTAACCATTGAACTCAAACACAAGCCACCTAATGACGGGAGTGTAAAAACTTATACAGGAGCTTCTACCGGAGGTAGGACTATTACTGTCACAAGAACTCCTGATCCTACTCCTGACTTCTGTAAATATACTCATATTCAAAATGGCGGACTACCGTTCGAACTAAAGGAAATACAAAGGGAAGATGACAGCAAGATAGATATTTTTGGACTCAATTTAAGAAGCGTCTCATCGGTTTCTGCATATTATTGGACTGGTAAAACGGAAAGAAACCCACTGTTGATTGATATTTCATATAGTGACGGGAAGTTTAAGTATTACGCTAATAGTAAAGGCAATAAATGGAATGTTACACAGGAGTATATAAAAACTGAAGCATCAGGTAAACTTAGTGACTCTCAACTGCTCAAGGAACTCACTCTTCTAAATTGTGAGATCAACGATGTTATTCAAATAGATGTTACTAGGATTCCAAACTCTGATCATACAGAAACTATATATTGTCATTATGGACATGATGACAGTTATAGTAAGAAAATAAAGGTTGAGGAAGTAAGTGATAGTGGAAGATTTGGAAACTATACTGCTTTTGTTCATACTCCAAATCCATCTATAAGGACGTTTAACATATCTGCATTCACCAAAAACGGTACTCCTATAACACTAAGTGGTCTTCGCCTACCTGTTAGAGATGCTAACAAAGTAGTTGTATATTTCTGTCGAAGAGAAGTTGATACTGGCACTAGTGCAAGGAATCCTCTTCTAATTTATCTACCGAATTCCGATCAGGGAGAGCACTGGTTTAAAAAACCTGAGGATAGTagtaatgaatggaagCCAGCTTCTAGCTTAAAGAATAGTTATGAATCCGATTACACAAAGATCATTGAAATACTGGATGGACTAGAAAGTGCATGCAAACCACCGGAAGTcactataaacatttataacagACTTACTGGAGGAACTCGCCATTATAACGAAACTAGCTGGGTTGATGTAGAGGATTCTTTAAACTCCAATATAAACGGTTTTACCGAATATACCCATAAGGCATATGGTATAAAAGGTAGCTACTTCACAGTTAATAAGTTCCAATGCGGtgaaaaggatattgaATGTGGGTTGGAAAGAACTGAAAAGGTCACTTCAGTTTCAGTCTTCTACTGGACTGCCTTGGAGACTGAGAAAAGGGGTAGACCTCTTCTTGTCAAGGTGGTCATAAAGAATCCTACCGGAGGAATAGTTAATGAGATGTACTATGAGAACATGGGTGTTGGGTCCGATGATAATACTCAGTGGCAATTGTGGATTCCACCAGGATATCCTAAGAATGCTCTGAAAGATAAACTTACTCTCCTAAATTGTGATCTAAACCATGTAGTAAACATAGATATTAGCAGGACACGTGGTAACTATTGTGGTCATAGGCATCACAATGCTAATAAAAAGGGTACTGTAAAGGAAGTATGTGAGAAGAACCTAGGAAGATACAAAGCCTTTGAACATAAGCCAAATGAGAAGGCTTATACTGTAAACTCTAATCCCAAGGCATTTCACATATCAGAGTTTACAAGTGGGAAAGACATAACACTTAATGGCCTACCAACACCTATTCTTGATGCTAAGAAAGTTGTTGTCTACTTCTGTGGTAAGATTCCCCTCTTGGTTTATATATACTCTAATGATCTTATGACTGGTCCTGAGAAATGGTTTCAGAGTGAGGATGGAGGAGGTACTTGGAGATCTGCTTCTACCTTGAATGGAAACAATGGCGCTAACAATGACGCCATCGTCGGCCTTCTGGACACTCTTAACAGCCCATGCAAACCCTCTTCTATCACCATAGACATTTATAAGAGAAGTTCTTCTGGAGCAAcatatcatcaatataCTGATACAAGTTCCAGAAGAGTGATTACTGTAACAGGTGTCAGGAATAGCTCACCTGGCTTCATTGAGTATAGACATGCAATTCTTGGAAGGACTACATTTACCATTGAGAAGTTCCAATATAATGAAAAGCCTGTTACAGGTGGTTTGAGTGTACCCATGAGTAAAGTGGAGGAAGTCTCCGTATACTATTGGTTCCCTCTGGAAACTATGGAGTATATGGACAAGAGTAGACCCCTTCTTTTCAAGGTTACCCTGCACGgtggagatgaaaaatggtatgaaaataacGCTGAATGGAAAAGTGCTGAAGGATCTGGAATATTTTCTCCAGACAATTTCCAAAAGAAACTTCAGATGCTCAATTGCAAACTCAACTATGCTGTAATAATAGATGTCGGTAAGGCTACTACCACAGAATATGATGCTTGTGATGATGATATGAGTCTGGATAGGTTTCATAGTAATGATAAGATGAAGgttgaaaaggatgatacTCTCGGCAGTGAACTTGGTAAATTCGTGGTTTATACTCACAAACTAAAGGATAATAATTCATCTGGTACCAAGTTTCATATAGTATCTTTTAAGAATGGGTCTCATATAATGAATCTAAATGGAGTGGTAACTCCAGTTCTGGATGTGGACGTTGTGAAAGTATACTTTTGCTCAAAGGAGCGAGATAAGCCCCTCCTAATATACTATCATATCTCTAATGGAGGATCACCTGAACATCACTGGCATCAGAATAATGGTGATACTACTACTGGTAAATGGGAACCTGCAGAAAATGGTTTATCCGACAACACTGatccagattctccagaaaACCACAGAAAGATCCTCAATGTAATCAATGGTCTTCCAACTAAATGCAAACAGAGTACTCCTCCTACTGCTCTTACTTCTGATTCTCCTCCCTCTCCTCCACCTTCTGCTGAACTTCCTCCTGAAGCATCTCCTTTTGTTGAAACTGCCGCTACTGCTACTGGTCTTGGTGTAATATTTGGATCATCCTCAGGTACTCTTGCAGGAACTggttctcttactggacttggttggtggatgtttaaacgttctaaaggagatccttgggttagacagatttaa
- a CDS encoding hypothetical protein (encoded by transcript BEWA_001830A), translating to MELHLKSGELLDLFKSFDSGNKGALNRADLSHIFANVLGNKQTDEEIQALMQHIAGKDIQGNDVEAIDFAMFKDLVNNTLKNQPIEAILRGPFKKISGGKGEVTIDELLDFAGKAGIESGSDAKVRLMARMPDGKANFEEFCKCVANG from the coding sequence ATGGAACTCCACCTCAAGTCTGGAGAGCTCCTTGATCTCTTCAAGTCATTCGACTCTGGAAACAAGGGAGCGTTGAACAGAGCGGATCTATCGCACATCTTCGCCAATGTTCTCGGGAATAAACAGACGGATGAAGAAATTCAGGCCTTGATGCAACACATTGCCGGAAAGGATATCCAAGGGAACGATGTGGAAGCCATAGACTTTGCAATGTTTAAAGATCTCGTCAATAATACCCTCAAGAACCAACCAATTGAGGCTATACTAAGGGGCCCCTTCAAGAAGATTTCAGGAGGTAAAGGAGAGGTAACAATTGATGAGCTGCTAGACTTTGCCGGGAAAGCAGGAATTGAGAGCGGGAGCGACGCCAAAGTTCGGCTAATGGCGAGAATGCCTGATGGTAAAGCAAACTTTGAGGAGTTTTGCAAATGCGTCGCAAATGGGTAG
- a CDS encoding signal peptide-containing protein (encoded by transcript BEWA_001840A) translates to MKVASPILALYVLCILRTCKCGDDKDAESKTCDHHGEEECTEQDIYPGINVPSEPKHFVTLDISDMDPQVCRVIDTYMGRVSVRVYIIHPKFLVKKVMDRNTEVWEGIAEDHCVYMVTFLKSSKPKIVLLRVKETMGSYQVFRKFKSGNGCYSSSGGWYPSVKSSSKKIERLSIFPCKTRKFALDISLDEGNDKYRVIKPEYDTIAVRYYVPKSGYAIGRIKEGNQVIGQLKDDFTCYLCEFFSLENYALLRVHTERNYRSWLCWYERVDGQWRDVEEESFIEDLHRIRLSARLSKYSGAECKSTPTSPH, encoded by the coding sequence ATGAAAGTGGCATCGCCAATCCTTGCGCTGTATGTACTTTGTATTCTGCGAACGTGTAAATGTGGAGATGACAAGGATGCGGAAAGTAAAACTTGCGATCATCACggagaagaagaatgtacAGAGCAAGACATTTACCCTGGTATTAACGTGCCTTCTGAGCCCAAACACTTTGTAACTTTGGACATCTCAGACATGGATCCGCAAGTATGTAGAGTAATCGACACGTACATGGGCAGAGTCAGCGTGAGGGTCTACATCATTCACCCCAAGTTTCTCGTTAAAAAAGTCATGGATAGGAATACTGAGGTCTGGGAAGGTATAGCAGAGGACCACTGTGTTTACATGGTCACATTCCTAAAGTCGAGTAAGCCAAAGATTGTACTCCTCAGAGTAAAGGAGACCATGGGATCATATCAAGTCTTCCGCAAGTTCAAGAGTGGGAATGGATGTTACTCTAGTTCAGGAGGCTGGTACCCGTCCGTAAAAAGCTCCAGCAAGAAAATCGAGAGACTGAGCATCTTCCCCTGCAAGACCCGCAAGTTCGCTCTGGACATTTCCCTAGACGAAGGTAATGACAAGTACAGAGTCATAAAACCTGAATATGATACTATCGCAGTACGGTATTACGTCCCTAAAAGTGGGTACGCTATAGGGAGAATTAAAGAAGGGAACCAAGTTATTGGTCAGCTTAAAGATGATTTCACATGCTATCTATGCGAATTCTTCTCGCTCGAAAACTATGCACTCCTTAGAGTGCATACAGAAAGGAACTACCGGTCGTGGCTTTGCTGGTACGAGCGAGTTGATGGACAGTGGAGAGATGTCGAGGAAGAGAGTTTTATAGAAGATCTCCATCGCATAAGACTATCCGCGCGCTTGTCCAAATATTCCGGAGCTGAATGCAAATCTACACCCACTTCACCTCACTAG
- a CDS encoding hypothetical protein (encoded by transcript BEWA_001850A), with amino-acid sequence MSFIHSLLAIFGPLLLLIDVPCEGEIVSSKDIHEAQNIIAEQERLIKKVNEISERCEINGSKALKQFEGAFNSTLPYFKEENSGDGDLKDESGKFKVAGTGINNYAEMVQTYAHSQRGVLDNIQIYMDQAVTAKAKAQAEYTKTKEIYAIVKRDFEKHEIKSVNPSISTIVSCKDRISEVLNALEGVNEKLKKQISTLDFATTRLISYRYLFEILKKSRETYITSYKQQVESIEYVEKITGHLKEATSIVKRADLEIKEASKRLFQIDYTAALGLFETIKEYREAISKEDTTVHGFTEENKKDLVTMKDLFSQIRSDVKQYSEKPEKGQDKIMAKYKKIDELSKGILKRRNQSHAGKQSTFTIIVKIRKLYEDILKLLETKELKGRRREGIKLPNIDVSASTKGAESDQESSEIPEAPPRYKDIYPDGDETSPRLYPKISVYGNEDVVQDGDSVMPKPTTPQTEEPDERDTRPNDPSKDDRPAYVPSDTPKYQPPRTNGSSTYEQDESYDNTPADNKNEEPSDTPNTRVDDKPTRRADDTPTDDSATQRKPVKTEDTSKKQGEGKGIFGYFMSLIKPNKDKRGTSVQSDEGSPEPRSDDGHAIKLRQYNIKDPEIAELVQRISLLIGTDGQEVINLVTLAHEFRRQFEILKYKVEISIKSSSAFNPMTLLVEILNRSLFDICKSLLKRNEL; translated from the coding sequence ATGAGTTTTATCCATTCACTCTTGGCCATTTTTGGGCCACTTTTACTGCTCATAGACGTCCCTTGCGAGGGTGAAATCGTCTCTTCCAAGGACATACACGAGGCTCAGAATATAATCGCTGAGCAGGAGAGGCTGATTAAAAAGGTAAATGAGATATCCGAGAGATGTGAGATTAACGGGTCCAAGGCTCTAAAACAGTTTGAGGGCGCCTTCAACAGCACACTTCCGTACTTCAAGGAGGAGAATTCGGGAGATGGAGATTTGAAGGACGAATCTGGCAAGTTCAAGGTTGCAGGAACCGGAATAAACAACTACGCAGAGATGGTACAGACCTACGCCCACTCGCAAAGGGGAGTTTTGGACAACATCCAGATCTACATGGACCAGGCGGTCACGGCTAAGGCAAAGGCTCAAGCGGAGTATACTAAGACGAAAGAAATATACGCCATAGTAAAGAGAGATTTCGAAAAGCACGAAATCAAGAGTGTGAACCCAAGCATTTCGACAATCGTCTCGTGCAAAGACAGGATCTCCGAGGTCTTGAATGCCCTTGAAGGAGTGAATGAGAAGCTAAAGAAGCAGATAAGCACCCTGGATTTTGCAACAACGAGGTTGATATCCTACAGGTACCTGTTTGAGATTTTGAAAAAGTCCAGGGAGACCTACATCACCTCGTATAAACAGCAAGTTGAATCGATTGAATATGTGGAAAAGATAACAGGTCACCTCAAGGAGGCTACAAGTATCGTGAAAAGGGCAGACTTGGAGATAAAGGAGGCGAGCAAACGACTCTTTCAAATTGACTATACAGCGGCTCTTGGTCTGTTTGAAACGATCAAGGAATACAGGGAAGCAATTTCCAAGGAGGATACCACAGTGCACGGCTTTACTGAGGAGAACAAGAAGGATTTGGTAACGATGAAGGACCTGTTTAGTCAAATCAGGTCAGACGTAAAACAATATAGTGAGAAGCCAGAAAAGGGCCAGGATAAGATTATGGCAAAGTACAAGAAAATAGATGAGCTATCCAAGGGAATACTAAAGAGAAGGAATCAGTCTCACGCCGGAAAACAGTCCACCTTTACCATTATAGTAAAAATCAGAAAACTGTACGAGGACATTTTAAAACTATTAGAGACCAAGGAACTCAAGGGTAGAAGAAGAGAAGGTATAAAGCTGCCAAACATCGACGTAAGTGCGTCTACAAAGGGTGCAGAGAGTGACCAGGAATCCTCTGAAATTCCAGAGGCACCGCCACGATACAAGGACATTTACCCTGATGGAGATGAGACTTCTCCCAGACTTTACCCCAAAATTTCAGTATACGGAAATGAAGATGTGGTTCAAGATGGAGATTCCGTAATGCCAAAGCCTACAACTCCTCAAACGGAAGAACCAGATGAGAGGGATACAAGGCCTAATGATCCATCAAAGGATGATAGACCAGCCTATGTACCGAGTGACACACCAAAATATCAACCACCTAGAACAAACGGTTCATCAACCTatgaacaagatgaatCATATGACAACACACCCGCAGATAACAAAAATGAAGAACCCAGTGATACGCCAAACACAAGAGTAGATGATAAACCAACTAGAAGAGCAGACGACACGCCAACAGATGATTCAGCTACACAAAGGAAACCGGTCAAGACTGAAGACACATCCAAAAAACAGGGCGAGGGTAAGGGCATCTTTGGGTACTTCATGTCCCTAATCAAGCCTAACAAGGACAAGAGAGGTACATCCGTCCAGAGCGATGAGGGTAGCCCTGAGCCAAGATCAGACGACGGCCATGCTATTAAACTGCGTCAATACAATATCAAGGACCCAGAGATTGCTGAATTGGTGCAAAGAATATCGTTACTCATCGGAACCGATGGACAGGAAGTCATCAACCTCGTAACCCTGGCACACGAGTTCAGACGCCAATTTGAGATTCTAAAGTACAAGGTTGAAATTTCCATTAAAAGCAGTTCGGCCTTTAACCCAATGACGCTTTTAGTCGAGATTTTGAACAGGAGTCTTTTCGATATTTGTAAATCGCTCTTGAAGAGAAATGAGTTGTAG